One region of Scophthalmus maximus strain ysfricsl-2021 chromosome 15, ASM2237912v1, whole genome shotgun sequence genomic DNA includes:
- the atr gene encoding serine/threonine-protein kinase ATR, with product MEGLEMSAMIPALQELASASAAEYDQAVQKPRQILCQFIDRILTDVDAVALGLNKKSSSEPPCVMLLDFVQHIVKSSSLMFANPACQPAEYPDTTQSCNDFSKWVAVRLLRVAAAPDCDIIHGRVSAVLCSLLHTLRVRVPFIFSHLTHELIFLTQDLSNVLYGHIVTLAGQGHSLGIHTTNRWPVTLECFSVSPGCAPSYLTPSPLVLSSAASLESLTAVVLGVITDALRGVVSRRDLSVAWEAACSILANGNTRLRKISMVMLSRLVELGGFPEMQGHEFFTAYLQLLETHSTANSCLDEKQPYEGELLNLTRCLFQSSGAFHTHFEPIYLSQLFECVCTLGGSDVKLGTEVTESLRLLFSFLLSVAPVYESAVSLRRQRVTEVCRTLARTVGTEKQAECAEGFLQAALKAETAMVMQKSADGESAAKKSCKSATSSIRKTSSPELDMRVGSEVWAVVNSRLEELLTLLNSDSAKPETTQMLSALRGLALTLRLAALCSSPTSSSPPLWLPTETLGRALKSCQTVLEGGSQPVSDQNYFQSSVQTTVEVLDSIVYLTMSSQSGDGLHWRVCALLSLPWVCENKSVSAYKGSGFPSSLPALAQRLSFCYSPEVQVDCVSLLAVLPRGVCDKWRVCVFSKALQSPEEVVRAAAVRASPLLLHHLGNTHHSLISSTLLSCLEDGSEKVKKELAGIVGQLSCIQAELSLLSDTPAESNSLPRILCLRLSLTAEHAGNACPSLRATVVTPFLPLLRQQAPSSVKQALLESLPHLCQHVNLSGGDIESHAVLCALIGLVEDSDSAVRKCFSQSLRFLLTESSRNSEQSSLSELLVARLKEAFNNAKLNRDDDLRITLILTTGEIGRASQGSLVSFSLLRLLHCLLSKSSPVSVAAYTQIRALATAKGLKLQTLFSQYKNPICQFLVESLHSRHASALRSTPDQGSESANQKELALDILAQIAHAFDFPDLHRFLTKTLQVLLPYLAAKASSTGSSLIRTLANELKANRREILINNFKYIFSHLVCSCTKEELERAFHYLQSETEIELGSLLRQDFQGLHNELLLRLGEHYQQVFNGLAILASFASNDDPYQGPRDITSPERMADYLQPKLLGILAFFNMQLLSSTAGEKDRKKLALTSVMALMRLMGSKHISSVRVKMMTTLRTSLRYREDFPLLCCQTWDCFVRSVEPAHLGPLLSHVIVALLPLIPLQPKETAAIIRFLITDNREEVKDYLHEIYFLPEHPELKDIHGILQDYKKLTASSSDLVAALQLSMRAVQHENVDVRIHALTSLRDLMHSNQEWMLRQVCASEAVEPVISSLVSVLLKGCQDSSTEARLLCGECLGELGAVDPGRLDLSHTHTHGDHNTFVSGVDDPNFAHDLLTELTRTFLAYADDVRAQDSAAYAIQELLSIFECREGRTDSPGRRLWRRFPEQIQEILEPHLNSRYKSSQKEVNWSKLKKPVYLSSRGSSFADWSATWAGYLISKVRHELAGKVFTCCSFIIKHGYKVTIYLLPHILLYMLLGCTAAEQQEVTEEMLAVLTECDGRGGVRVQETASSLSQLSIQTVFSMLSHLTQWSRHILYSKPKHNESGDHQRVVAFLKGIPQDVLAKASLRSKAYTRALMHFEAHILENKMNIQDHLTFLQTLYAAMHEPDGVRGVNALRREEPSLREQILEHESIGLLRDATACYDRAIQLESDQIGHYHGVMTSMLGLGQLSTVITQVNGVLANKHQWKSELNTYRVEAAWKLGKWDLLEDYLSSDRHSSTWSVRLGQLLLSAKKKDAETFHEKLKLVRKEQVVPLSAASYECGTYQRGYEYLVRLHMLSELEHTFTELHKQRDRSTANLGQLPPHWSDRLEMTQNSFRAKEPILALRRALLSLGSQSLCQELVGECWLQSTRVARKAGHHQTAFNALLNAENTHLAELVTEKAKWLWSKGDVHQALIVLQKGVAQCFPDDQPLTDPRSMQTKGKAMLLVGRFMEETANFESNAIMKAYKDVTNLLPEWEDGNFYLAKYYDKVMPMVTDNKLEKQGNLIRYIVTYFGKALQYGNQYIYQAMPRMLSLWLDFGAKVCECEKAGRVDRQMRQELSKINSAVSEHCANLAPYQFLTAFSQLISRVCHSSDEVFTVLMTIVAKVFLAYPQQAMWLMAAVSKSSYPMRMNRCNQILKKAISLKQSLEKFIGDANRLTDKLLELCNKPVDGNSTTLSMSVHFKQLKRLVEEPTFSQILIPLQSVLIPTLPSTGGANTQHDAFPGHWAYLDSFEDTVEILASLQKPKKISLKGSDGRSYTMMCKPKDDLRKDCRLMEFNCLINKCLRKDAESRRRELHICTYAVIPLNEECGIIEWVNNTAGLRHILTKLYKERGIYLSGKELRKLILPKTAPFEEKLRIHKEVLCARHIPVFHEWFLRTFPDPTSWYSSRSAYCRSTAVMSMVGYILGLGDRHGENILFDSFTGECVHVDFNCLFNKGETFDVPEVVPFRLTQNMVHAMGPMGTEGLFRQACEVTLRLMRDQREPLTSVLKTFLHDPLVEWSKQAKGLSKAQANETGEIVNEKAKTHVCDIEQRLQGVIKSRNKVLGLPLSIEGHVHYLIQEATDDKLLCQMYLGWGPYL from the exons ATGGAGGGACTGGAGATGTCCGCGATGATACCGGCTCTCCAGGAGCTAGCTAG TGCCAGCGCCGCCGAGTACGACCAGGCGGTGCAGAAACCTCGACAGATCCTCTGTCAGTTCATTGACCGGATACTGACGGACGTGGACGCCG TGGCTCTGGGGCTGAATAAGAAGTCCAGTTCAGAACCACCCTGTGTGATGCTGCTGGACTTTGTGCAGCATATTGTCAAATCCTCATCTCTGATGTTTGCCAATCCTGCCTGCCAACCTGCTGAGTATCCAGACACCACACAGAGCTGCAATG ACTTCAGCAAGTGGGTGGCGGTGCGTTTGCTTCGTGTGGCAGCAGCTCCGGACTGTGACATTATCCACGGGCGGGTCTCTGCTGTGCTCTGCTCCTTACTTCACACTCTGAGAGTCAGAGTGCCGTTTATCTTCAGCCACCTCACCCATGAGCTCATATTTCTGACCCAGGACCTCAGCAACGTCCTGTACGGCCACATCGTCACACTCGCAGGACAAGGACACAGTTTGGGCATTCACACAACGAACCGATGGCCTGTAACACTCGAGTGCTTCAGTGTCTCCCCTGGTTGCGCCCCCTCGTACCTCACTCCTTCTCCTCTTGTGCTCTCCTCGGCTGCTTCGCTGGAGTCGCTGACGGCTGTGGTGCTTGGTGTCATAACGGACGCACTGAGGGGCGTGGTTTCACGCCGTGACCTGAGTGTGGCCTGGGAGGCGGCTTGCTCCATCCTGGCAAACGGCAATACAAGGTTGAGAAAGATCTCCATGGTGATGCTGAGCCGACTGGTGGAGCTGGGGGGGTTTCCTGAAATGCAAGGCCATGAGTTCTTCACGGCCTACCTCCAGCTGCTGGAAACACACTCCACAGCAAACTCATGCTTAGATGAGAAACAGCCCTATGAAGGGGAGCTGCTAAACCTGACTCGCTGTTTGTTTCAGTCGTCCGGtgcctttcacacacactttgagcCCATCTATCTCTCGCAGTTGTTCGAGTGTGTTTGCACCCTGGGAGGAAGCGATGTCAAGCTTGGGACAGAGGTCACTGAATCCCTCCGCTTGCTGTTCAGCTTCCTACTATCTGTTGCCCCAGTGTATGAGAGTGCTGTGTCATTAAGGAGGCAGCGAGTCACGGAGGTCTGCAGGACACTGGCACGCACCGTTGGGACAGAGAAACAAGCTGAA TGTGCGGAGGGATTTCTCCAAGCCGCACTCAAGGCTGAGACTGCAATGGTGATGCAGAAGTCAGCAGATGGAGAGTCTGCTGCAAAGAAATCCTGCAAATCGGCCACCAGCTCTATCAGAAAAACATCATCACC TGAGCTTGACATGCGTGTGGGCAGCGAGGTGTGGGCTGTGGTGAACAGTcggctggaggagctgctgacgCTCCTGAACTCGGACTCTGCCAAACCTGAGACCACACAGATGCTCTCTGCTCTTCGGGGCCTCGCCCTCACCCTCCGCCTGGCAGCCCTCTGCTCCTCGCCCACCAG ttcttctcctcccctctggctGCCCACTGAGACTCTGGGCAGGGCTCTGAAGAGCTGCCAGACGGTGTTAGAAGGAGGTTCTCAGCCTGTCTCAGACCAGAACTACTTTCAGTCTAGTGTCCAGACAACTGTCGAGGTCCTGGACTCTATCGTGTACCTGACGA TGAGCAGCCAAAGTGGAGACGGGCTCCATTGGCGCGTGTGTGCGCTGTTATCTCTTCCCTGGGTGTGTGAGAACAAGTCTGTCTCGGCCTACAAGGGTTCAGGATTCCCCTCCTCGCTTCCTGCCTTAGCTCAGAGGCTAAGCTTCTGTTACT CACCTGAGGTCCAAGTGGACTGCGTGTCGCTGCTGGCCGTCCTGCCTCGTGGCGTGTGCGACAagtggcgagtgtgtgtgttttccaagGCACTGCAGAGTCCAGAGGAGGTAGTGAGAGCGGCGGCAGTCAGGgcctcccctcttcttcttcaccacctgGGAAACACACATCACAGCCTCATCAGCAGTACTCTGCT TTCCTGCCTGGAGGACGGCTCGGAGAAGGTGAAGAAGGAGCTTGCTGGGATCGTTGGTCAGCTGAGCTGTATCCAGGCAGAACTCTCCCTGCTCAGCGACACTCCGGCAGAGTCCAACAGTCTTCCCAGAATCCTCTGCCTCCGCCTCAGCCTCACAGCAGAGCATGCTGGAAATGCTTGTCCGTCCCTCAGGGCGACTGTTGTCACTCCCTTTCTGCCATTGCTCAGACAGCAAGCTCCAAGTAGTGTCAAACAAG CTCTCCTGGAATCGCTGCCTCACCTCTGCCAACATGTGAATCTGAGCGGTGGAGACATCGAATCCCACGCGGTTCTCTGTGCTCTCATTGGTCTGGTAGAGGATTCAGATTCAGCGgtcagaaaatgtttcagcCAATCGCTACGTTTCCTGCTAACGGAGAGCAGCAGAAACTCGGAGCAGAGCTCTCTGAGTGAG CTCTTGGTTGCACGTCTGAAGGAGGCATTCAACAACGCTAAACTCAACAGAGACGATGACCTGCGCATCACACTCATCCTGACCACTGGAGAGATTGGCAG AGCATCTCAGGGTAGTTTGGTGTCATTCTCTCTGCTGCGCCTGCTTCACTGTCTGCTGTCCAAGTCGTCCCCAGTGTCGGTAGCAGCTTACACTCAGATCAGAGCTCTGGCCACTGCCAAAGGACTTAAACTGCAAACCCTCTTCAGTCAGTACAAGAACCCCATTTGCCAG TTCCTGGTGGAGTCGCTGCACTCACGTCATGCATCTGCCCTGCGGAGCACACCTGACCAGGGCAGCgagtcagccaatcagaaagaGCTGGCCCTGGACATCCTGGCTCAGATCGCACACGCCTTTGACTTCCCAGACCTCCACCGCTTCCTCACT AAGACTCTCCAGGTGCTGCTGCCCTACCTGGCAGCAAAGGCAAGCTCCACAGGCTCCTCCCTCATCCGTACTTTGGCCAATGAGCTTAAGGCAAACAGGAGAGAGATCCTCATCAACAACTTCAAATACATCTTCAGCCATTTGGTCTGCTCCTGcaccaaggaggagctggagagagcCTTCCACTACCTGCAG agtgagacagagataGAACTGGGCTCTCTGCTAAGGCAAGACTTCCAGGGTCTCCACaacgagctgctgctgcgcctTGGAGAGCACTAccagcag GTGTTCAATGGTCTGGCAATCCTGGCCTCCTTTGCATCCAACGATGACCCGTACCAGGGTCCCCGAGACATCACTTCCCCAGAGCGCATG GCGGACTACCTTCAGCCGAAGCTGCTGGGGATTCTCGCCTTCTTCAACATGCAGCTGCTCAGCTCCACTGCCGGAGAGAAGGACCGCAAAAAGCTG GCTTTGACGAGCGTGATGGCTCTAATGCGACTGATGGGCTCCAAACACATCAGCTCTGTTAGGGTGAAGATGATGACAACGCTCCGCACCAGCCTCCGATACAGAGAGGACTTCCCTTTGCTCTGCTGCca GACGTGGGATTGTTTTGTGAGGAGTGTGGAGCCCGCACACCTTGGCCCTCTGCTGAGTCATGTCATTGTTGCTCTCCTCCCACTGATCCCTCTGCAGCCCAAGGAAACTGCAGCTATTATCCGCTTCCTCATCACGGACAACAG GGAAGAAGTCAAAGACTACCTCCACGAGATTTACTTTCTACCAGAGCACCCCGAGTTGAAGGACATCCACGGTATTCTGCAGGATTACAAGAAG CTGACCGCCAGCAGCAGCGACCTGGTCGCAGCACTGCAGCTCTCTATGAGAGCCGTCCAACATGAGAACGTCGACGTAAGGATTCATGCGCTCACAAGTCTCAGGGACTTGATGCACAGCAACCAG GAGTGGATGCTGCGGCAGGTTTGTGCGAGCGAGGCGGTGGAGCCGGTCATCTCCAGCTTGGTGTCGGTGCTGCTGAAGGGCTGCCAGGACTCATCCACGGAGGCCCGGCTCCTCTGTGGGGAGTGTCTGGGGGAGTTGGGGGCTGTGGACCCGGGACGTCTGGActtgtcgcacacacacacccacggtGACCACAACACGTTTGTG AGCGGTGTTGATGATCCCAACTTTGCCCACGACCTGCTGACTGAACTCACCAGAACTTTCCTGGCTTATGCTGATGATGTGAGAGCGCAGGACTCTGCTGCTTATGCAATTCAG GAGCTGCTGTCCATCTTTGAATGTCGCGAGGGACGGACCGACTCTCCAGGTCGGCGTCTGTGGAGGAGATTCCCAGAGCAGATCCAAGAAATACTGGAACCTCACCTCAACAGCAG ATATAAGAGCAGCCAGAAGGAGGTGAACTGGTCTAAACTCAAGAAACCAGTGTACTTAAGtagcagaggcagcagcttcGCTGACTGGTCTGCCACCTGGGCCGGATATCTCATCAGCAAG gtGAGACATGAGCTGGCCGGTAAGGTGTTCACCTGCTGCAGTTTCATCATCAAACACGGCTACAAGGTCACGATCTACCTGCTGCCTCACATTCTGCTATACATGCTGCTGGGCTGCACGGCTGCAGAGCAACAGGAG GTAACAGAGGAGATGCTGGCCGTGCTAACGGAGTGCGATGGACGAGGAGGGGTGCGTGTCCAGGAGACGGCGTCGAGCCTATCGCAGCTCAGCATTCAGACTGTGTTCAGCATGTTGTCCCATCTCACACAGTGGAGCCGCCACATCCTCTACTCCAAACCCAAACACAACG AGAGCGGGGACCATCAGCGTGTGGTGGCCTTCCTGAAGGGTATTCCACAGGATGTTCTGGCCAAGGCCTCGCTCCGATCCAAAGCGTACACTCGTGCACTCATGCACTTTGAAGCTCACATcctagaaaataaaatgaacatccAGGACCATCTCACCTTCCTGCAG acGCTGTACGCTGCAATGCACGAGCCCGACGGCGTGCGGGGGGTCAACGCTCTGAGGAGGGAGGAACCGTCGCTACGGGAACAAATACTGGAGCACGAGAGTATTGGCCTGCTCCGAGATGCCACCGCCTGCTACGACCGGGCTATACAGCTGGAGTCGgaccag ATTGGTCACTACCATGGGGTGATGACCTCTATGCTTGGCCTGGGTCAGCTGTCCACAGTCATCACTCAGGTTAATGGAGTTCTGGCCAAcaa ACACCAGTGGAAGTCAGAGCTGAACACGTACAGAGTGGAGGCCGCCTGGAAGCTTGGAAAATGGGACCTGCTGGAGGATTACTTGAGTTCAG ACCGCCACTCCAGCACCTGGAGCGTGCGGCTCGGCCAGTTACTGTTGTCGGCTAAGAAGAAGGATGCTGAGACCTTCCATGAGAAGCTGAAGCTTGTGAGGAAGGAACAGGTCGTCCCCCTGTCTGCGGCCAGCTACGAGTGTGGAACCTACCAGAGAGGATACGAGTATCTTGTCAG GCTCCACATGCTGAGCGAGTTGGAGCACACTTTTACTGAGCTGCACAAACAGAGGGATCGCTCCACTGCCAACCTCGGCCAGCTGCCTCCCCATTGGTCAGATCGACTGGAGATGACCCAGAATTCCTTTAGGGCCAAGGAGCCAATCCTGGCTCTCCGTCGTGCTTTGCTCAGTCTGGGATCACA GTCTTTGTGTCAGGAGCTGGTCGGGGAGTGCTGGCTACAAAGCACCCGAGTGGCAAGAAAGGCAGGACACCACCAGACGGCTTTCAACGCCCTTCTGAACGCAGAGAACACGCATCTGGCCGAGCTGGTCACCGAGAAGGCCAAGTGGCTTTGGTCCAAG GGCGACGTACACCAGGCCCTGATCGTCTTACAGAAGGGCGTGGCCCAGTGTTTCCCCGACGATCAGCCCCTCACAGACCCCCGGAGCATGCAGACCAAAGGCAAGGCCATGCTGCTGGTTGGACGCTTCATGGAGGAGACGGCCAACTTCGAGTCCAACGCCATCATGAAAGCGTACAAG gatgtGACAAACCTTCTGCCTGAGTGGGAGGATGGAAACTTCTACTTGGCCAAATACTATGACAAAGTGATGCCAATGGTGACCGACAACAAGCTGGAGAAACAGGGAAACCTCATCCGATACATCGTCACGTACTTTGGAAA AGCCTTGCAGTATGGAAACCAGTACATCTACCAGGCCATGCCTCGCATGCTGTCTCTCTGGTTGGACTTTGGAGccaaagtgtgtgaatgtgagaaag cTGGCCGAGTGGACAGACAGATGCGACAGGAGCTGAGTAAAATCAACTCGGCGGTGAGCGAGCACTGTGCCAACTTGGCGCCGTACCAGTTCCTGACCGCCTTCTCCCAGCTCATTTCCAGGGTGTGTCACTCCAGTGACGAAGTCTTCACCGTCCTCATGACGATCGTCGCCAAAGTCTTCCTGGCGTACCCCCAGCAGGCCATGTGGCTCATGGCTGCTGTCTCGAAG tcttCCTACCCCATGCGTATGAACCGCTGTAATCAGATTCTTAAAAAAGCCATCAGTCTCAAACAGTCTCTGGAGAAATTCATTGGAGACGCCAACAGACTGACTGACAAGCTGTTGGAGCTCTGCAACAAGCCg GTGGACGGTAACAGCACCACCCTCAGCATGAGCGTTCACTTCAAGCAGCTGAAGCGTCTGGTGGAGGAGCCGACCTTCAGCCAGATTCTGATCCCTCTGCAGTCGGTGCTCATCCCCACGCTGCCCTCCACAGGCGGGGCAAACACACAGCACGACGCCTTCCCCGGACACTGGGCCTACCTGGACAGCTTCGAAGATACT GTGGAGATCTTGGCCTCCCTACAGAAGCCTAAGAAGATCAGTCTGAAGGGTTCGGATGGGCGAAGCTACACCATGATGTGTAAACCTAAAGATGACCTGAGGAAGGACTGCAGACTCATGGAGTTCAACTGCCTCATTAACAAG TGCCTACGTAAAGATGCCGAATCGAGGCGGAGGGAGCTGCACATCTGCACCTACGCTGTGATTCCCCTCAATGAGGAGTGTGGCATCATCGAATGGGTCAACAACACCGCTGGACTACGACACATTCTCACCAAGCTGTACAAGGAGAGAG gtatCTACTTGTCCGGTAAAGAGCTCAGGAAGCTTATCCTACCAAAGACGGCTCCATTTGAGGAGAAGCTCCGGATCCACAAGGAGGTCCTGTGTGCTCGACACATCCCTGTGTTCCACGAGTGGTTTCTCCGGACCTTCCCTGACCCCACGTCATG GTACAGCAGTCGCTCTGCGTACTGCCGCTCCACCGCCGTGATGTCAATGGTGGGCTATATCCTCGGCTTGGGAGATCGACACGGAGAAAATATCCTCTTTGACTCTTTCACCGGGGAATGTGTCCACGTCGACTTCAACTGCCTCTTCAACAAG GGGGAGACGTTTGACGTGCCTGAGGTCGTTCCCTTCCGTCTGACCCAAAACATGGTCCACGCCATGGGACCCATGGGCACCGAAGGCCTCTTCAGACAGGCCTGTGAGGTCACGCTGAGGCTAATGAGGGACCAGAGGGAGCCGCTCACCAG TGTGCTCAAGACCTTCCTTCACGACCCGCTGGTGGAGTGGAGCAAACAGGCCAAAGGACTTTCCAAAGCTCAGGCCAACGAGACTGGAGAGATAGTTAATGAAAAG GCTAAAACCCACGTCTGTGACATTGAGCAGCGGCTGCAGGGAGTGATAAAGAGCAGGAATAAAGTGCTGGGTCTACCTCTGTCTATAGAGGGACACGTCCACTACCTCATACAGGAGGCCACAGATGACAAACTGCTCTGTCAGATGTATCTGGGCTGGGGGCCCTAcctgtaa
- the LOC118286110 gene encoding endophilin-B1-like has protein sequence MDLTRLAVDAGQFINRAIQYTGESIGQADRTELGPGVEELLAQADATKTCTDKIISQTEVLLQPSPGARLEDRLYEHLEWSAPPRPRALEVLGNEMTQAGLEIGSNTPYGTALLRCGEAQKQLSDVERKFVQSTNIHFLTPLRSFTEGEYRTIQDERRMLLNKRLDLDIAKTRLRKAREAEREDRNLNANPLDDDYMSQVSYMFSFLRVKWLKIWAQQISQAEMELRICQSLYDRQSEITRRLLEGIGNTHTNHMRSLTDFVEAQACYFDQCNQHAQELRKQLASVPAVLCSNNWMSEISNQPSASNHISNEPTGLNQVSPIPAVVHQIPDFDQDSWTADPPPAPEKIATNSSVTTQPLQPTINNHNNNNNNNNNVSKEISYQSAGSRARRDVLASNSDNHPTGQLSAANGTVGSTHVTSHGSTAESSATSQTVQLSATAEETGGAGDAATTTSSHPSQPIETGKEFHTANAVSSSETMATNATADEPITTDETANEQPAVNGEDVQESSSAASEDVAQ, from the exons ATGGATCTGACGCGGCTCGCTGTGGATGCGGGTCAGTTCATCAACCGAGCGATACAG TACACAGGGGAGAGTATCGGCCAGGCGGACAGGACAGAGTTGGGCCCGGGTGTGGAGGAGCTCCTGGCCCAGGCAGACGCCACCAAGACCTGCACGGACAAGATCATCTCCCAGACCGAGGTCTTACTGCAGCCGAGCCCCG GAGCGCGGTTAGAGGACCGGCTGTATGAGCATCTCGAATGGAGCGCCCCGCCTCGTCCTCGTGCCCTTGAGGTTCTGGGAAATGAAATGACCCAGGCCGGGCTGGAGATCGGGTCCAACACACCCTATG GAACTGCACTGCTAAGGTGTGGAGAGGCTCAGAAGCAGCTTAGTGACGTGGAGAGAAAGTTCGTCCAAAGCACTAACATCCACTTCCTCACCCCTCTGAGGAGTTTCACTGAGGGAGAATACAGGACCATacaa GATGAGCGCAGGATGTTGCTGAACAAGCGTTTGGATTTGGACATAGCCAAAACGAGACTGAGGAAAGCCCGTGAGGCCGAACGAGAGGACAGA aaccTAAATGCAAACCCACTGGATGATGACTACATGTCTCAGGTTTCCTACATGTTCAGCTTCCTGCGGGTCAAATGGCTAAAG ATATGGGCACAGCAAATCTCTCAG gcAGAGATGGAGCTGAGAATCTGTCAGAGTCTCTACGATCGACAGTCAGAAATTACGAGGCGGCTTCTGGAAGGAATCGGCAACACTCAC ACCAACCACATGCGAAGCCTGACGGACTTTGTGGAGGCTCAGGCCTGTTACTTTGACCAGTGCAACCAACATGCTCAGGAGCTTCGGAAACAGCTGGCGAG CGTCCCTGCAGTCCTCTGCTCCAATAACTGGATGTCAGAAATTAGTAATCAGCCATCGGCAAGCAACCACATATCCAATGAGCCCACTGGGTTGAATCAGGTCTCTCCGATTCCCGCAGTCGTCCATCAAATTCCAGATTTCGACCAGGACTCGTGGACTGCCGATCCACCACCTGCCCCTGAAAAAATAGCAACAAATTCCTCTGTAACCACACAGCCACTGCAACCGACAATTAACaaccataacaacaacaacaacaacaacaacaacgtcagCAAAGAAATCAGTTACCAGTCAGCGGGCAGCCGAGCTCGTCGTGATGTCTTGGCGTCAAATTCAGACAATCACCCAACAGGTCAGCTCTCAGCAGCCAACGGGACGGTCGGCAGCACACACGTGACGTCCCACGGGTCGACTGCGGAGTCCTCAGCCACAAGCCAGACAGTGCAATTAAGTGCAACGGCCGAGGAAACCGGCGGCGCAGGTGACGCAGCGACGACAACGTCCTCTCATCCTTCACAACCGATTGAAACTGGGAAAGAATTTCACACAGCAAACGCGGTGTCTAGTAGtgaaaccatggcaaccaaTGCCACGGCCGATGAGCCCATAACGACCGACGAAACTGCTAATGAGCAGCCGGCCGTTAATGGAGAAGATGTCCAGGAGTCATCATCAGCAGCCAGTGAGGATGTGGCTCAGTAG
- the LOC118286112 gene encoding uncharacterized protein LOC118286112 isoform X2 translates to MHVLGSWRVLCVLGLAVASLRMDEAELDGNYADDYDNEISRDQREDSSRWDKLSIALEDSHMRQNMLLESLEQCCGGMVSLRAQVEKLTRGTCQRCVPSVESACGAQAERASLRLQQGLVELRREGAEREGRLNATVQMLLHSSREENARLKRLEEGRGHGAVPSGPADSRTGRQPTPRPGLGLGAAFISGAKPFPSGLREQEASSPLDMATMERALVAIATELQQVHLQLSRVIEQAGTSRKDRGDT, encoded by the exons ATGCATGTGTTGGGCAGCTGgcgtgtgctgtgtgtgcttGGCCTCGCGGTTGCATCCCTGCGCATGGATGAGGCTGAGCTCGATGGGAACTACGCCGACGACTACGACAACGAGATCTCTCGTGACCAGCGGGAGG ATTCCTCCCGCTGGGACAAGCTGTCCATCGCCCTGGAGGACTCGCACATGAGGCAGAACATGTTGCTGGAGTCTCTGGAGCAGTGCTGCGGAGGAATGGTCTCTCTCAGGGCCCAGGTGGAGAAGCTGACCAGGGGGACGTGCCAGCGGTGTGTGCCCAGCGTGGAGTCAGCGTGCGGGGCCCAAGCGGAGCGGGCGAGTCTTCGGCTGCAACAGGGTCTGGTGGAGctcaggagggagggagcagagcgGGAGGGGAGGTTGAACGCCACCGTGCAGATGCTCCTGCACAGCAGTCGTGAGGAGAATGCCCGACTGAAGCGGCTGGAGGAAGGAAGGGGTCACGGAGCGGTGCCATCGGGACCAGCAGACAGCAGGACGGGACGCCAACCAACGCCCAGACCGGGATTAGGGCTGGGGGCGGCATTCATCTCGGGGGCGAAGCCGTTCCCATCTGGCCTGAGGGAGCAGGAAGCGTCTTCGCCGCTGGACATGGCCACGATGGAAAGGGCCCtggttgccatagcaacagagctgcagcaggttcACCTGCAGCTGAGCCGAGTGATAGAGCAGGCAGGGACATCgaggaaagacagaggagacacatga
- the LOC118286112 gene encoding uncharacterized protein LOC118286112 isoform X1, producing the protein MHVLGSWRVLCVLGLAVASLRMDEAELDGNYADDYDNEISRDQREESPCQSTDSSRWDKLSIALEDSHMRQNMLLESLEQCCGGMVSLRAQVEKLTRGTCQRCVPSVESACGAQAERASLRLQQGLVELRREGAEREGRLNATVQMLLHSSREENARLKRLEEGRGHGAVPSGPADSRTGRQPTPRPGLGLGAAFISGAKPFPSGLREQEASSPLDMATMERALVAIATELQQVHLQLSRVIEQAGTSRKDRGDT; encoded by the exons ATGCATGTGTTGGGCAGCTGgcgtgtgctgtgtgtgcttGGCCTCGCGGTTGCATCCCTGCGCATGGATGAGGCTGAGCTCGATGGGAACTACGCCGACGACTACGACAACGAGATCTCTCGTGACCAGCGGGAGG AGTCTCCATGCCAATCTACAGATTCCTCCCGCTGGGACAAGCTGTCCATCGCCCTGGAGGACTCGCACATGAGGCAGAACATGTTGCTGGAGTCTCTGGAGCAGTGCTGCGGAGGAATGGTCTCTCTCAGGGCCCAGGTGGAGAAGCTGACCAGGGGGACGTGCCAGCGGTGTGTGCCCAGCGTGGAGTCAGCGTGCGGGGCCCAAGCGGAGCGGGCGAGTCTTCGGCTGCAACAGGGTCTGGTGGAGctcaggagggagggagcagagcgGGAGGGGAGGTTGAACGCCACCGTGCAGATGCTCCTGCACAGCAGTCGTGAGGAGAATGCCCGACTGAAGCGGCTGGAGGAAGGAAGGGGTCACGGAGCGGTGCCATCGGGACCAGCAGACAGCAGGACGGGACGCCAACCAACGCCCAGACCGGGATTAGGGCTGGGGGCGGCATTCATCTCGGGGGCGAAGCCGTTCCCATCTGGCCTGAGGGAGCAGGAAGCGTCTTCGCCGCTGGACATGGCCACGATGGAAAGGGCCCtggttgccatagcaacagagctgcagcaggttcACCTGCAGCTGAGCCGAGTGATAGAGCAGGCAGGGACATCgaggaaagacagaggagacacatga